Proteins co-encoded in one Garra rufa chromosome 7, GarRuf1.0, whole genome shotgun sequence genomic window:
- the rtca gene encoding RNA 3'-terminal phosphate cyclase — MAATTFEMDGSVMEGGGQILRLSAALSCIQGASIKINKIRAGRSTPGLRPQHLSGLELVRDMCNGNLEGATVGSCEITLTPGRIKGGNHIADTQTAGSVGLLMQISLPCALFAQGPSELCLKGGTNAEMAPQIDYTLKVFKPIAERFGVQFDCDLKMRGYYPKGGGEVVLKVNPVKELSPVNMTERGNITKIYGRAFVAGVLPFKLAKDMSTAAVRTIRKEIKDLYINIQSLQEKDKACGNGNGIIIIAESSTGCIFAGSSLGKKGVYADKVGIEAAEMLLRNIRHNGCVDEFLQDQLVIFMALANGTSRMRTGPITLHTRTAIHVAEQLTNAKFVIRKAEGEQANNDTYIIECQGVGATNPSL, encoded by the exons ATGGCCGCAACTACGTTCGAAATGGACGGAAGTGTAATGGAAGGG GGAGGACAGATTTTAAGGTTGTCCGCGGCGCTGAGTTGCATCCAAGGGGCgtcaatcaaaataaataaaatccgaGCCGGTAGAAGCACACCAGGTCTGAG GCCTCAGCATCTGTCAGGTCTCGAGCTGGTGAGAGACATGTGCAACGGCAATCTGGAAGGAGCCACAGTGGGATCCTGCGAAATTACGCTCACCCCTGGGAGAATCAAGGGCGGGAATCACATCGCCGATACTCAGACGGCTGG AAGTGTGGGACTGCTGATGCAGATCTCCCTGCCATGCGCCTTGTTCGCTCAGGGTCCGTCAGAGCTGTGCCTGAAGGGAGGAACCAATGCTGAGATGGCACCTCAGATCGACTACACATTGAAG GTCTTCAAACCCATCGCAGAGAGGTTTGGAGTTCAGTTTGACTGTGATTTGAAAATGAG AGGATACTATCCTAAGGGAGGTGGGGAGGTGGTGCTCAAGGTGAATCCTGTGAAGGAACTGAGTCCCGTCAACATGACCGAACGAGGAAACATCACCAAGATCTACGGCAGGGCCTTCGTGGCTGGAGTGCTGCCCTTTAAG TTGGCGAAGGACATGTCCACGGCAGCGGTCCGCACTATCAGGAAAGAAATTAAGGATCTGTACATCAACATTCAGTCTCTGCAGGAGAAGGACAAGGCCTGCGGTAATGGGAACGGGATCAT AATAATTGCAGAATCATCCACCGGCTGCATATTTGCAGGATCATCTCTTGGCAAAAAAG GTGTATATGCTGACAAAGTTGGCATCGAGGCTGCAGAAATGTTGCTAAGAAACATCAGGCACAATGGTTGCGTGGACGAGTTCTTGCAAGATCAG CTTGTTATTTTCATGGCCTTGGCGAACGGCACATCCAGAATGCGAACGGGCCCAATCACTCTCCACACGCGAACAGCAATCCATGTGGCTGAGCAGCTCACGAAT GCAAAATTTGTTATACGCAAAGCAGAAGGTGAGCAAGCCAACAATGATACCTACATTATCGAGTGCCAAGGAGTGGGTGCCACCAATCCTAGCTTGTAA
- the dbt gene encoding lipoamide acyltransferase component of branched-chain alpha-keto acid dehydrogenase complex, mitochondrial, with protein MATVITVRAPFAFMRRLVSARLHRHYCSKIQAACFVSRPHSYSLIARQQHRFFRTSYVAARPIMPFKLSDIGEGIMEVTVKEWYVKEGDKVSQFDSICEVQSDKASVTITSRYDGIIRKLYYDVDSIALVGNPLVDIETEPGQVEGPQEDVVETPAMSQEEHTHQEIKGHKTQATPAVRRLAMENNIKLSEIIGTGKDGRILKEDILNFLARQTGAILPPAPFQEICPPPPSAVAPSTPAAKPKEKMTPPSIPTPTIPKPVFTGKDHTEPIKGFQKAMVRTMSAALKIPHFGYKDEVDLSQLVRLRSELKGLTESRGVKLSYMPFFIKAASLGLLHFPILNSSLDENCTNITYKAAHNIGLAMDTSQGLLVPNVKNVQMLSVFEIAVELNRLQTLGSAGQLGTADLTGGTFTLSNIGSIGGTYAKPVILPPEVAIGALGKIQVLPRFNHKGDVVKAHIMNVSWSADHRIIDGATMCRFSNLWRSYLENPSSMVLDLK; from the exons ATGGCGACGGTCATCACTGTGCGGGCTCCATTCGCGTTTATGAGACGCCTG GTCTCTGCTCGCCTGCACAGACACTACTGCTCCAAAATCCAGGCAGCTTGCTTTGTATCTCGACCTCATTCGTATTCCCTCATTGCTAGACAACAGCATCGGTTCTTTCGCACAAGCTACG TTGCAGCAAGACCAATTATGCCATTCAAGCTTTCTGATATTGGAGAAGGCATTATGGAAGTTACTGTTAAAGAATG GTATGTCAAAGAAGGTGACAAAGTGTCCCAGTTTGACAGCATCTGTGAAGTCCAGAGTGATAAAGCATCCGTTACCATCACTAGCCGTTATGATGGAATCATTCGTAAGCTCTACTATGATGTCGACTCCATTGCCCTTGTAGGAAATCCTCTTGTGGATATTGAAACAGAACCAGGTCAAG TGGAGGGTCCTCAGGAGGATGTGGTCGAGACACCAGCCATGTCGCAAGAGGAGCACACGCACCAGGAGATCAAAGGTCACAAGACTCAGGCCACCCCTGCTGTCAGACGCTTAGCCATGGAGAACAAT ATTAAATTAAGCGAAATCATTGGCACTGGAAAAGACGGCCGCATTCTTAAAGAAGACATCCTGAACTTCTTAGCCCGACAGACGGGGGCCATCTTACCCCCAGCGCCCTTCCAGGAGATTTGTCCTCCTCCTCCTTCAGCCGTAGCACCTTCAACTCCAGCTGCGAAGCCTAAAGAGAAGATGACTCCACCTAGTATACCTACTCCTACCATCCCTAAACCTGTTTTCACAGGCAAAGACCACACTGAACCCATTAAAG gcTTTCAGAAGGCGATGGTTAGAACTATGTCTGCAGCCCTGAAGATCCCTCACTTCGGTTACAAAGATGAAGTGGATCTGAGCCAGTTGGTCCGGTTGCGCTCAGAGCTGAAAGGCCTGACTGAATCACGAGGAGTGAAGCTCAGCTACATGCCGTTCTTCATCAAG GCAGCGTCTCTTGGTCTCCTCCATTTTCCCATTCTCAACTCGTCTTTGGatgaaaactgcacaaatatcACCTATAAG GCTGCGCATAACATTGGACTGGCGATGGACACCAGTCAAGGTCTTCTAGTTCCCAATGTCAAAAACGTACAGATGCTCAGCGTCTTTGAAATCGCAGTGGAGCTCAACCGCCTGCAGACTTTGGGATCGGCGGGGCAGTTGGGGACCGCCGACCTTACAGGAGGAACGTTCACACTCTCAAACATTGGATCA ATTGGAGGAACCTATGCAAAGCCAGTTATATTACCACCTGAGGTTGCCATCGGTGCTCTTGGGAAGATccag GTGCTCCCTCGGTTTAATCACAAGGGTGATGTAGTGAAAGCACACATCATGAACGTGAGCTGGTCCGCCGACCACCGGATCATCGACGGAGCAACCATGTGTCGTTTCTCCAACCTCTGGAGATCGTACCTGGAAAACCCCTCCTCCATGGTCCTGGATCTCAAATAG